Proteins encoded together in one Cicer arietinum cultivar CDC Frontier isolate Library 1 chromosome 4, Cicar.CDCFrontier_v2.0, whole genome shotgun sequence window:
- the LOC101515421 gene encoding protein S-acyltransferase 18 — protein sequence MSYTMRRHGFQRPLHSLQFVGMAIYTFLVVCFYTFLGLFLGNRTAEMTLTFIFSFMAISVMFLFLRCTAIDPTDRTSFRKKMKKKPKRNGIPKLNYGFIIGQIVVRFFRRVEKKMLRTFIKRKYLDPFKTSAQVEPLLPFPLVVKDDDDAIAPDLKEDDISFCTLCDFEVKKHSKHCRTCNRCVEGFDHHCRWLNNCIGKRNYTSFFLLMIFVLLMLLIEGGAAIAIFIRCFVDKRGLEKELQRKLFLEFPRGLLATICMLLLLLTAYSSAALGQLFFFHVLLIRKGMRTYDYILAMREENQAMELESFDDSDLSSDDSIDFDSPEKPTLMSRFLCKGQRENQSSPRLSIKIEGDTEPSPLINTKRFHVSINPWKLIKLTREKALLAAEKARERLMRERPTREHSSLRPLPLETKRGPLMDAIKDIGNEGIGSTPFIAKEKLPVSPIRLSSPRRRFSAGSPTVFSSSVIASPQHKYRSSFDLKLAGVSRELETHISRQVLCSVISKDGSEPSPR from the exons ATGTCATACACTATGAGACGCCATGGCTTTCAACGTCCTCTCCACTCTTTACAG TTTGTTGGCATGGCAATTTATACTTTTCTGGTGGTCTGTTTCTACACTTTCCTCGGACTTTTCCTCGGAAATCGAACCGCCGAGATGACACTTACCTTCATCttttccttcatg GCAATTTCGGTTATGTTTCTGTTTCTGAGGTGTACGGCGATTGATCCTACAGACAGAACAAGTTtcaggaagaagatgaagaaaaaacCTAAAAGGAATGGAATTCCGAAGCTGAACTATGGATTCATTATTGGTCAGATTGTGGTGAGGTTTTTCAGGAGGGTGGAAAAGAAGATGCTTAGGACATTCATTAAGAGGAAGTACTTGGATCCATTCAAGACTAGTGCACAAGTGGAACCTCTTCTCCCATTTCCACTTGTTGTgaaagatgatgatgatgctaTTGCCCCTGATCTTAAAGAGGATGACATCTCATTTTGTACACTTTGTGATTTTGAG GTGAAAAAGCACAGTAAGCACTGCAGAACATGTAATCGTTGCGTCGAAGggtttgatcatcattgcagg TGGTTAAATAACTGTATTGGGAAAAGGAACTACACTTCGTTCTTTCTTCTAATGATTTTTGTCCTGTTAATG CTTCTCATTGAAGGAGGGGCTGCAATTGCTATATTTATCAGGTGCTTTGTGGATAAGAGAGGATTAGAAAAGGAGCTTCAGAGGAAGCTTTTTTTAGAGTTTCCAAGAGGACTTCTTGCCACCATATGT ATGTTACTTCTCTTATTGACAGCTTATAGTTCAGCTGCACTAGGGCAGCTTTTCTTCTTTCACGTGCTGCTAATACGTAAG GGGATGAGGACCTATGACTATATTCTGGCGATGAGAGAAGAGAATCAAGCCATGGAATTGGAATCATTTGATGATTCTGACCTCTCATCAGATGATAGCATTGATTTTGACTCACCTGAAAAGCCAACACTAATGTCAAGGTTTCTATGCAAAGGACAGAGGGAAAACCAg AGCTCACCTAGGTTGTCTATCAAGATTGAAGGAGATACTGAACCTTCTCCTTTGATCAACACAAAAAGGTTTCATGTAAGCATTAACCCTTGGAAACTCATAAAGTTGACCAGAGAAAAAGCTCTACTGGCAGCTGAGAAAGCGAGGGAAAGGCTCATGCGAGAAAGACCGACAAGGGAGCATAGTTCGTTAAGACCTCTTCCATTGGAGACAAAACGCGGACCATTGATGGATGCGATTAAAGATATTGGGAATGAGGGAATTGGGTCAACACCTTTTATAGCAAAAGAGAAACTTCCTGTATCACCAATAAGGCTTTCAAGTCCAAGAAGAAGATTTTCTGCAGGCTCGCCAACGGTATTCTCTAGCAGCGTGATTGCATCTCCACAGCACAAGTATAGAAGCAGTTTTGACTTGAAGCTAGCAGGTGTGTCTAGGGAGCTTGAAACACACATTTCCAGGCAAGTTCTATGTTCAGTTATCAGCAAAGATGGAAGTGAACCTTCCCCAAGATAG